The following are from one region of the Gemmatimonadota bacterium genome:
- a CDS encoding FtsX-like permease family protein yields MFSNYFTIACRNLWSHKRDTLINLLSLIVGLSCCVMAIVIIYCEMSYDRFHPDVHRIYRVLRERVSNEQTQVRWLTSGALARTLEAEMPEVELASKNRIYPVVVQYEDRELTLAQGQVDDRFFELFRFPFAMGDASALSQPYRVAITESAAERLFGEADPIGKVITIRERYYGGDYTVAAVLQTPPRFSSIQFDLLHFTNGRTVEAIFDWTQWRGLVQQAGIETFVRLRDGVDAGEFEAKMSGVIERHMGADVRRILSFRLQPLARLHLYGVQDYNLPSGGDVQALYLFAAIAVLVLAIAAINFVNLATARSMFRAREVGMRKVVGARRGQLIQQFLCETVLLALFAVVVAVPLARVALLELSAQTDAHYALDAPMLFVLLPGLLALAAFVGLMAGVYPALYFSGFRPADVLKGVAYLPGARLRQVLVVAQFAIAILLMIVADVIYRQLDFIQDKDLGFDKEHLVLLPIFKLDRRLKTNDDPWLVAQYNTVKQAFLKHPNIVSVSAFRFLPGQDGGGFVRIVKPEGHDHTEWRMPVQEADEDFFATFGVSILAGRTFSSGVERDRTHAYILNETAVRALGWTMEDAVGRRFGRARSEDDARGAVIGVIADFHYASLREPIGPAVFAYRQWFYDYLALRVRDFPEVRPFLEETWDTFMPADKPFEFTFLDEELDAIYRVERVLGQAVTAFAGLVCLLACLGLFGLAAFTAERRRREIGIRKVLGASVSSVVLLLSKAFLKLVLVANLIAWPVAYYLTNTYLQNFAYRASFSLWPFVFSGLLALLIALLTVGTQAFRVANTNPVEILRHE; encoded by the coding sequence ATGTTCTCCAACTATTTCACCATCGCATGCCGCAATCTGTGGTCGCACAAGCGCGATACGCTGATCAATTTGCTCAGTCTTATTGTGGGGCTGTCGTGTTGTGTGATGGCGATTGTGATTATTTATTGCGAGATGAGCTATGACCGGTTTCATCCGGATGTGCATCGCATTTATCGGGTTTTGCGAGAGCGGGTGAGCAATGAGCAGACGCAGGTGCGGTGGCTAACTTCGGGGGCACTCGCCCGGACACTTGAGGCGGAGATGCCCGAAGTTGAGTTGGCGTCCAAAAATCGCATTTATCCGGTTGTGGTGCAGTATGAGGACCGGGAGCTTACGCTGGCGCAGGGGCAGGTTGATGACCGGTTTTTTGAGTTGTTTCGCTTTCCTTTTGCTATGGGCGATGCCAGCGCGTTGTCGCAGCCGTATCGGGTTGCGATTACAGAGTCAGCGGCAGAGCGGTTGTTTGGCGAGGCCGATCCCATAGGCAAAGTTATTACGATTCGCGAGCGGTATTACGGCGGCGATTATACGGTTGCCGCTGTTTTGCAGACGCCTCCGAGGTTTTCGTCCATTCAGTTTGATTTGTTGCATTTTACCAATGGGCGGACAGTGGAGGCTATTTTTGATTGGACGCAGTGGCGGGGGTTGGTGCAACAGGCGGGTATTGAGACTTTTGTGCGTTTGCGCGATGGGGTAGATGCGGGTGAATTTGAAGCAAAAATGTCGGGTGTTATTGAACGGCATATGGGCGCAGATGTGCGCCGCATTCTTTCGTTTCGCTTGCAGCCTCTTGCGCGGTTGCATCTGTATGGGGTTCAGGATTACAATTTGCCTTCGGGCGGCGATGTGCAGGCGCTCTATCTTTTTGCGGCTATTGCGGTGCTGGTTCTGGCGATTGCCGCGATCAATTTTGTCAATCTCGCTACGGCGCGTTCGATGTTCCGCGCGCGCGAGGTGGGGATGCGGAAGGTGGTTGGTGCGCGACGCGGTCAGTTGATTCAGCAATTTTTGTGCGAGACAGTTTTGCTCGCGCTTTTCGCTGTGGTTGTAGCCGTGCCCCTTGCGCGCGTCGCATTGTTGGAACTCAGCGCGCAGACGGACGCACATTACGCGTTGGATGCGCCGATGCTGTTCGTGCTCTTGCCGGGGCTTTTAGCGCTTGCCGCGTTCGTGGGTTTGATGGCGGGGGTGTATCCCGCGCTTTATTTTTCCGGGTTTCGTCCGGCTGATGTGCTCAAGGGCGTCGCGTATTTGCCGGGTGCGCGGCTTCGGCAGGTTCTGGTTGTGGCGCAATTTGCCATTGCCATTTTGCTTATGATTGTTGCGGATGTTATTTATCGGCAATTGGACTTTATTCAGGACAAGGATCTCGGTTTTGACAAAGAGCATCTCGTTTTGCTGCCGATCTTTAAGCTGGATCGCCGGCTCAAGACCAATGATGATCCCTGGCTCGTGGCGCAGTACAATACTGTAAAGCAGGCGTTTTTGAAACATCCCAATATTGTTTCGGTGTCTGCTTTTCGCTTTTTGCCCGGGCAAGATGGCGGTGGTTTTGTGCGGATTGTCAAGCCCGAAGGTCATGATCATACCGAGTGGCGGATGCCCGTGCAAGAAGCGGATGAAGATTTTTTTGCTACTTTCGGTGTGTCCATTTTGGCTGGTCGCACGTTTTCATCCGGGGTTGAGCGCGACCGCACGCATGCGTATATTCTCAATGAGACCGCTGTGCGCGCGCTTGGCTGGACAATGGAGGATGCCGTGGGACGGCGTTTTGGGCGGGCGCGTTCAGAAGATGATGCCAGGGGGGCTGTGATTGGTGTGATTGCAGATTTTCACTATGCTTCTCTTCGCGAACCGATTGGTCCGGCGGTTTTTGCTTATCGGCAGTGGTTTTACGATTATCTGGCGTTGCGGGTGCGCGATTTTCCAGAGGTTCGACCTTTTCTCGAGGAGACCTGGGATACATTTATGCCAGCAGATAAGCCTTTTGAGTTTACATTTCTCGATGAGGAACTCGATGCAATTTATCGGGTGGAAAGGGTTTTGGGGCAGGCTGTTACCGCTTTTGCCGGGTTGGTGTGTTTGCTGGCGTGTTTGGGTTTGTTCGGGCTGGCGGCTTTTACGGCTGAACGCCGCAGGCGCGAGATTGGTATTCGCAAGGTGCTCGGTGCGTCTGTTTCAAGTGTTGTTTTGTTGTTGTCCAAAGCGTTTTTGAAGCTGGTGCTTGTCGCCAATCTCATTGCCTGGCCCGTTGCCTATTATTTGACAAATACCTATTTGCAAAATTTTGCGTATCGCGCATCTTTCAGTTTGTGGCCTTTTGTGTTTTCGGGTTTGCTTGCACTTTTAATTGCACTTTTGACCGTTGGTACGCAGGCGTTCAGGGTTGCGAATACCAATCCGGTAGAAATACTGCGGCATGAATAG
- a CDS encoding NAD(P)/FAD-dependent oxidoreductase → MAGKAFDTWKPIVEDDEAIRAALEDANIPALMVSLVHLTGDMGIVRGEIRPRARNLADPQAGVKEDQQAVVREIAFEVLKAYRDRGCTLPPAPSRARVWEMMNFMIGEEIPEDYGAFLEGELSLNGEDPFVPPGMDDLPEDKKRDFRVLIIGAGMSGLLAAHRLQEAGISFTVVEKNADVGGTWLENTYPGCRVDSPNHSYSYSFVPKNWPQYFSTQQVLLDYFKQFAADFHLREHVRFQTEVVCGRFDEEGKVWKVEVRDKEGVRQTIEANAIISAVGQLNRPKLPDIAGRECYRGIAFHSARWPRECDLADKRVGVIGTGASAFQFVPEIAKQAREVFVFQRTPPWIQPNPHYHADVPEGQHYLLNHVPFYAKWFRLFMFWRSAEGMLGAAKKDPAWPHQERAVSKANDKVRQRIIEYIESVLGDDPELMQKCIPDFPPAGKRMLWDNGLWLRTLKRENVHLITDPIKRITESGLTTRSGKDYDFDVLIYGTGFQPSRMLWPMTFEGIERRDLQAHWDGDPRAYKGVSIPGFPNFFCMYGPNTNIVVNGSIIFFSECEMRYILGCIKLLVETGCAAMDCKRDVHDRYNERIDAGNLEMAWGAPNVRSWYKNEAGRVTQNWPFSMHEFWKQTRAPDSEDYVFV, encoded by the coding sequence ATGGCTGGTAAGGCGTTTGATACATGGAAACCGATTGTTGAAGATGACGAGGCGATCAGGGCGGCGTTGGAGGATGCGAATATTCCGGCGCTGATGGTTTCGCTGGTGCATTTGACCGGGGATATGGGCATTGTGCGGGGGGAGATTCGTCCACGGGCGAGGAATCTGGCGGATCCACAGGCGGGTGTGAAAGAGGATCAGCAGGCGGTTGTTCGGGAGATTGCTTTTGAGGTGTTGAAGGCTTATCGGGATCGCGGTTGTACTCTGCCTCCTGCACCGAGCCGGGCGCGGGTTTGGGAGATGATGAATTTTATGATTGGAGAGGAGATTCCCGAAGATTACGGGGCGTTTTTGGAGGGGGAGTTGTCTTTGAATGGCGAGGATCCTTTTGTGCCTCCGGGTATGGATGATTTACCCGAGGATAAGAAGAGAGATTTTCGCGTGTTGATTATTGGGGCGGGGATGTCCGGGTTGCTGGCGGCGCATCGGCTACAAGAGGCGGGGATTTCGTTTACGGTGGTGGAGAAGAATGCCGATGTGGGTGGGACATGGCTGGAGAATACGTATCCCGGATGCCGCGTTGACAGTCCGAATCACTCGTATTCCTATTCTTTTGTGCCCAAGAATTGGCCGCAGTATTTTTCCACGCAGCAGGTGCTTCTCGATTATTTCAAGCAGTTTGCAGCGGATTTTCATTTGCGCGAGCATGTTCGATTTCAGACAGAGGTGGTGTGCGGGCGTTTTGATGAAGAGGGCAAGGTCTGGAAGGTTGAGGTGCGGGACAAAGAGGGGGTGCGGCAGACGATTGAGGCGAATGCTATTATCAGTGCTGTGGGGCAACTCAATCGCCCAAAGTTGCCGGATATTGCGGGGCGCGAGTGCTATCGGGGGATTGCTTTTCATTCTGCGCGATGGCCGCGGGAATGCGATTTGGCGGATAAGCGCGTTGGGGTGATTGGTACGGGTGCGAGTGCCTTTCAGTTTGTGCCGGAGATCGCAAAGCAGGCGCGCGAGGTTTTTGTGTTTCAGCGCACGCCGCCCTGGATTCAGCCCAATCCGCATTATCACGCGGATGTGCCAGAGGGGCAACACTATCTCTTGAATCATGTGCCGTTTTACGCCAAGTGGTTTCGGCTGTTTATGTTCTGGCGTTCGGCAGAAGGAATGCTCGGTGCGGCGAAAAAGGATCCGGCGTGGCCGCATCAGGAACGCGCGGTGAGCAAGGCGAATGACAAGGTGCGCCAGCGGATTATAGAATATATCGAGTCGGTGCTGGGCGATGATCCCGAGTTGATGCAGAAGTGTATTCCAGATTTTCCGCCGGCTGGCAAGCGCATGTTGTGGGATAATGGCCTGTGGTTGCGTACTTTGAAGCGGGAGAATGTGCATCTTATTACGGATCCGATTAAGAGGATTACGGAGTCCGGTTTGACGACGCGGTCGGGTAAGGACTATGATTTTGATGTGCTGATTTACGGTACGGGGTTTCAGCCGAGTCGGATGTTGTGGCCGATGACGTTTGAGGGGATTGAGCGCAGAGATTTACAGGCGCATTGGGATGGCGATCCTCGCGCGTATAAAGGTGTTTCTATTCCGGGATTTCCCAATTTTTTTTGTATGTATGGGCCAAATACGAATATTGTCGTGAATGGGAGTATTATCTTTTTTTCCGAGTGCGAGATGAGGTATATCCTGGGGTGTATCAAGTTGCTGGTTGAGACGGGATGCGCTGCGATGGATTGCAAACGGGATGTTCACGATCGGTATAATGAGCGCATTGATGCGGGTAATCTGGAGATGGCCTGGGGCGCGCCAAATGTTCGGAGTTGGTATAAGAACGAGGCCGGGCGGGTGACGCAAAATTGGCCGTTTTCAATGCACGAGTTCTGGAAGCAGACGCGGGCACCTGATTCTGAGGATTATGTGTTTGTTTAA
- a CDS encoding MFS transporter, with protein MKIWRGCGLFLAMCGSRWGIKGVVFLNNPISEWNRDFRLLALAVASQGIFFGVQLTLYNNFVVDRLNIDAHELGYVEALREVSGFMNAFFVALMVRFAPPVVAAISLMVMGAGIMAYAQVDSVFLLAVYSFVWGVGFHCWIPMEQSMALLFSPEGKKGKWLGQLRSVNSVAWLLSILICKLAYDFVGYNGLFVMAGAATVGGGFAILFASRKRPPDERSFVFKRRYGLYYALNFLQGMRKQMFITFAIFALVKIHGMPVHTTMILVLMNQTLITLTAPTMGKLVDQYGERKMLSLSYIGLTFVFVGYAVVTHRPTLYVLYCVDNIIFFGGIALTTYLHKIAPESDLKPSLAMGVTMNHVASVAAPLLGGFAWHYFGYQVIFFSGAVLALISLIVSQWVDPEGQLQREREEMPGDVAAQPVS; from the coding sequence ATGAAGATATGGCGCGGTTGCGGTCTATTTTTGGCGATGTGTGGGAGCCGTTGGGGAATTAAAGGAGTAGTTTTTTTGAATAATCCAATTTCTGAGTGGAATCGGGATTTTCGTTTGCTGGCGCTTGCGGTTGCTTCGCAGGGGATTTTTTTTGGCGTGCAGTTGACGCTTTACAACAATTTTGTTGTTGATCGCCTGAATATCGACGCGCACGAGTTGGGATATGTGGAAGCCCTGCGCGAGGTGTCGGGTTTTATGAATGCGTTTTTTGTCGCGCTGATGGTGAGGTTCGCGCCTCCTGTTGTGGCTGCGATTTCGCTGATGGTTATGGGTGCGGGCATTATGGCTTATGCCCAGGTTGATTCGGTTTTTTTGCTGGCGGTGTATTCGTTTGTGTGGGGTGTGGGTTTTCACTGCTGGATACCGATGGAGCAGTCGATGGCGCTGCTTTTTTCGCCAGAGGGTAAGAAGGGGAAGTGGTTGGGGCAGTTGCGCAGTGTGAATAGTGTGGCGTGGTTGTTGTCTATTTTGATTTGTAAGTTGGCTTATGATTTTGTCGGGTACAATGGTTTGTTTGTTATGGCGGGTGCCGCTACTGTGGGCGGTGGTTTTGCCATTTTGTTTGCGTCTCGCAAGCGGCCACCCGACGAGCGGAGTTTTGTGTTTAAGCGGCGGTATGGTCTGTATTACGCGCTGAATTTTTTGCAGGGCATGCGGAAGCAGATGTTTATTACGTTTGCGATTTTTGCTCTGGTGAAGATACACGGGATGCCCGTGCATACGACGATGATTCTGGTGCTGATGAATCAGACGTTGATTACGCTGACTGCGCCGACGATGGGCAAGTTGGTGGATCAGTACGGCGAGCGGAAGATGCTGTCGCTCAGTTATATCGGGTTGACTTTTGTGTTTGTGGGCTACGCGGTGGTGACGCATCGACCAACGCTGTACGTTTTGTATTGTGTCGATAATATTATCTTTTTTGGCGGGATTGCGCTGACGACGTATTTGCACAAGATTGCGCCGGAGTCGGATCTCAAGCCGTCGCTTGCGATGGGCGTGACGATGAATCATGTGGCTTCTGTTGCGGCACCGCTTTTGGGCGGTTTCGCATGGCACTATTTTGGCTATCAGGTGATTTTCTTTAGCGGTGCTGTTCTGGCTCTGATTTCGCTTATTGTGAGTCAATGGGTTGATCCCGAAGGGCAGCTTCAGAGGGAGCGGGAAGAGATGCCCGGGGACGTGGCTGCACAACCTGTGTCGTGA
- a CDS encoding aldo/keto reductase: MEYRILGRTGLKVSIMGIGGGGPTQMGQNTGVDQAGVNRLVQRALDLGINFFDTAAAYGESETIIGNALKGVPRDDYILATKFHAHRHKSDEFVGPEEVVDTIERSLKRLQVDYVDVMQWHGVRPHQYSEAIEGLWPTVERLKDQGKFGFTGVSETYAEDHKHEMFSMALSDDLFDTAMVGYNLLSPTPEHEVLPMCQERDVGVICMVAVRRALARPDVLKERIAYAKDKGLIARDALDDEDPLGWLVKGDVTSLPAAGYKYVNAHPAMGVVLSGTANIDHLEENVKAILGPPLPDEDMARLRSIFGDVWEPLGN; the protein is encoded by the coding sequence ATGGAATATCGCATATTGGGGCGCACGGGTTTGAAGGTTTCGATTATGGGTATTGGCGGCGGTGGGCCTACGCAAATGGGACAAAATACGGGTGTCGATCAGGCGGGCGTGAATCGATTGGTGCAGCGCGCGCTGGATCTCGGTATAAATTTTTTCGATACGGCTGCTGCGTATGGCGAGAGTGAGACGATTATCGGAAATGCACTTAAGGGCGTGCCGCGCGATGATTATATTCTGGCGACGAAATTTCACGCCCATCGTCACAAGAGTGATGAGTTTGTGGGTCCAGAGGAAGTCGTCGATACTATTGAGCGCAGTTTGAAGCGTTTGCAGGTGGATTATGTCGATGTGATGCAGTGGCACGGTGTTCGTCCGCATCAGTATTCTGAGGCTATTGAGGGGCTGTGGCCCACGGTGGAGAGATTGAAAGATCAGGGGAAGTTCGGGTTTACGGGGGTGAGTGAGACATATGCCGAGGACCACAAACACGAGATGTTTTCTATGGCGCTGTCGGATGATTTGTTCGATACGGCGATGGTGGGTTACAATTTGTTGAGTCCGACGCCCGAGCACGAGGTTTTGCCTATGTGTCAGGAGCGAGATGTGGGCGTGATTTGCATGGTTGCTGTTCGGCGGGCACTGGCTCGGCCCGATGTGCTCAAAGAGCGCATTGCGTATGCAAAGGATAAGGGGTTGATTGCGCGAGATGCGCTGGACGATGAGGATCCGCTGGGATGGTTGGTCAAGGGCGATGTTACGTCGTTGCCCGCGGCGGGTTATAAGTACGTGAATGCACATCCCGCGATGGGTGTGGTGCTGTCGGGGACCGCAAATATTGACCATTTGGAAGAAAATGTGAAGGCGATTCTCGGCCCGCCTTTGCCAGATGAAGATATGGCGCGGTTGCGGTCTATTTTTGGCGATGTGTGGGAGCCGTTGGGGAATTAA
- a CDS encoding single-stranded DNA-binding protein has product MARGVNKVILIGNSGADPELRYTPGGTAVSNFSIATNESWTDSSGERQERTEWHRIVVWGRLAEICNQYLRKGSKVYIEGKLQTRSWEGQDGLKRYTTEVVARDMQMLDARGEMDGMDGSYGGGAPQGGGQSRPQSNDSASDDTTASDPPPYAADDDLPF; this is encoded by the coding sequence ATGGCACGAGGAGTCAACAAAGTCATTTTGATCGGCAATTCTGGCGCCGATCCCGAGCTTCGATACACGCCAGGAGGCACAGCCGTATCGAACTTCAGCATCGCCACCAACGAAAGCTGGACCGACAGCAGTGGTGAAAGACAAGAACGCACCGAATGGCACCGCATTGTGGTATGGGGCCGTTTGGCCGAAATCTGCAACCAGTATCTGCGCAAAGGCAGCAAAGTCTATATCGAAGGCAAGTTGCAAACGCGCAGTTGGGAAGGGCAAGACGGGCTAAAGCGCTACACCACCGAAGTGGTTGCCCGCGACATGCAAATGCTCGATGCCCGCGGCGAAATGGACGGTATGGACGGTAGCTATGGCGGTGGCGCGCCTCAGGGCGGAGGGCAGTCAAGACCGCAGTCAAACGATTCTGCATCGGACGACACGACCGCTTCAGATCCACCTCCTTATGCTGCAGACGACGACCTGCCATTTTAG
- a CDS encoding creatininase family protein: MFLANMTSPDVDALSRDLVVIIPVASLEQHSLHLPVFTDTMILQEVVNRVEKRLSRDVLILPVMWLGYSQHHMKYPGTVSASSETHLAIMNDVLACMIEHGFTQFLLINSHGGNEPNISVLRQRVMERHEDVNLYTTTPYAEPSSKKINEALSLGTKGSGHAGECETAMIMAIDPDLVKTDALHRDGQRRRESIPGLRLYKRFDQNTDHGGLGDPRPATAEMGEQIFQVAEDFLVEAIQKIYREGRGQ; the protein is encoded by the coding sequence ATGTTTCTCGCCAATATGACTTCTCCCGATGTCGATGCTTTGTCACGGGATCTGGTGGTTATTATACCCGTGGCTTCGCTCGAACAACACAGTTTGCATTTGCCCGTGTTTACCGATACGATGATTCTTCAGGAGGTGGTCAATCGCGTTGAGAAGCGGTTGTCCCGGGATGTGCTTATTCTCCCGGTTATGTGGCTGGGGTATTCGCAGCATCATATGAAGTATCCCGGTACGGTTTCTGCGTCGTCCGAGACGCATCTGGCGATTATGAACGATGTTCTCGCTTGTATGATTGAACACGGTTTTACGCAGTTTCTGCTCATTAATAGCCACGGGGGCAATGAGCCAAATATTTCGGTTTTGCGCCAGCGCGTTATGGAGAGGCATGAAGATGTCAATCTCTATACGACGACGCCGTATGCCGAACCGTCGAGTAAAAAAATAAATGAGGCTTTGTCGCTGGGGACAAAGGGATCCGGGCATGCGGGTGAGTGTGAGACCGCTATGATTATGGCGATAGATCCCGATCTGGTGAAGACAGATGCGTTACACAGGGATGGGCAGCGCCGTCGGGAGAGTATTCCAGGGCTGCGTCTGTACAAGCGGTTTGATCAGAATACAGATCATGGAGGGTTGGGAGATCCGCGTCCTGCGACGGCAGAGATGGGAGAGCAGATTTTTCAAGTTGCCGAAGATTTTCTGGTTGAGGCTATACAGAAGATTTATCGGGAAGGAAGAGGTCAGTAG
- a CDS encoding phytanoyl-CoA dioxygenase encodes MEIEKALKLTYQGEPLGHSSDDFGGLRKSNDAINDRDELHRRMTENGYLFLKNYLNKDEVLAARQEVMDRLMGAGVLDERYPAIDGIAASKKKIDGRATGSFMPLLARNNPPLDKVIHEGPIMSFFDFFLDGPARYFDYTWFRAKQPGLHTATNPHCDIVYMGRGTKNLYTAWIPYGDVPSYMGGLMLLENSHKLHDLKAGYGSTDVDLYCENKDDAQEIVERARAEGRNLTNQERASIKWNSSGSYSSNAIPTRKELGGRWLVSEYEMGDLLIFSMYTLHSSSDNYSKEYRISSDTRYQLASDPVDERWIGDDPPAHGIRAKRGMVC; translated from the coding sequence ATGGAAATAGAAAAAGCATTAAAACTCACTTATCAGGGCGAACCCCTGGGCCACTCGTCGGACGACTTTGGCGGCTTACGCAAATCCAATGACGCGATAAATGATCGCGACGAACTCCACCGCCGAATGACAGAGAATGGCTACTTATTTCTCAAAAATTACCTGAACAAAGATGAAGTATTAGCCGCTCGCCAGGAAGTCATGGATCGGCTCATGGGCGCGGGTGTATTAGACGAACGCTATCCGGCAATCGACGGCATTGCAGCCTCAAAAAAGAAAATTGACGGACGCGCAACGGGATCGTTCATGCCCTTACTCGCGCGCAACAATCCCCCCCTGGACAAAGTAATCCACGAAGGCCCGATCATGTCGTTTTTTGACTTCTTTTTAGACGGACCTGCGCGCTACTTTGACTACACCTGGTTTCGAGCCAAACAGCCCGGACTGCACACCGCCACCAATCCACACTGCGACATCGTCTATATGGGCCGCGGAACAAAAAACCTCTACACCGCCTGGATACCCTATGGCGATGTACCCTCCTACATGGGCGGATTGATGCTGCTCGAAAACTCACACAAACTGCACGACCTGAAAGCGGGCTATGGATCAACAGACGTCGATCTATACTGCGAAAACAAAGACGATGCCCAGGAAATAGTAGAACGCGCACGCGCCGAAGGGCGGAACTTGACCAATCAAGAGCGGGCTTCTATAAAGTGGAACTCGAGCGGATCGTATTCCTCTAATGCCATACCCACCCGCAAAGAACTGGGCGGACGCTGGCTGGTATCGGAATACGAAATGGGAGACCTGCTGATATTTTCGATGTACACACTCCACTCAAGCTCCGACAACTACTCCAAAGAGTACCGCATATCATCCGACACGCGATATCAACTCGCATCGGACCCCGTTGACGAACGCTGGATTGGCGACGACCCGCCCGCCCATGGCATTCGCGCCAAACGCGGGATGGTATGTTGA
- a CDS encoding sulfatase-like hydrolase/transferase, whose amino-acid sequence MSDDRPNILYVFSDQQRASAMGCYYGDEDLNTPQFDAFAAEGMRLDAAVSSTPVCTPYRAMLMTGKYGHHTGVTTNRFYPDLSVYPCIGTALSANGYRCGYIGKWHLGEIQVDAGDPLRLGFDDEWYVGDNAHNYYEWAYATDSRDPVAGSGFYRPQIETDRAIAYIKNRAGSGPWCLFMSWGPPHPPLIAPDPYVAPYLDRDLNLHPNTSKLSGDRASDVSDWYAHYYGMTEGLDIEWGRLMRALEESGQADNTIVMYSSDHGEMLGSQGLRGKRWPYRESTQVPFLVRWPGKVEAGCSLSMPFGTPDIFPTLCGLAGVDVPAGLDGGDFSGAILGQPNARTQAYAYTTMHHTFAVWPGWRGVRTERYNYARLEKEPWVLFDLENDPYEERNLVGEDPKLVAELDGLLQEAMGACGDTWRGVSQACGDWKAWLGEKQVQQQGPDAVYPGSEAVREWVNRRIDE is encoded by the coding sequence ATGTCCGATGATAGGCCAAATATATTGTATGTGTTTTCAGATCAGCAGCGGGCATCTGCGATGGGGTGCTATTATGGCGATGAGGATCTCAATACGCCTCAATTTGATGCGTTTGCCGCTGAGGGGATGCGTCTGGATGCAGCGGTTTCGAGTACGCCTGTTTGTACGCCTTATCGCGCGATGTTGATGACGGGTAAATACGGCCATCATACGGGGGTGACGACCAATCGGTTTTATCCCGATTTGAGCGTGTATCCGTGTATTGGCACGGCGCTTAGCGCGAATGGTTACAGATGCGGGTATATTGGCAAGTGGCATTTGGGCGAGATTCAGGTCGATGCGGGCGATCCGTTGCGCCTGGGTTTTGACGATGAGTGGTATGTGGGTGATAATGCGCATAATTACTACGAGTGGGCTTATGCCACGGATAGTAGGGACCCGGTTGCGGGTAGTGGCTTTTATCGGCCTCAGATCGAGACGGATAGGGCGATTGCGTATATTAAAAATCGGGCGGGATCTGGACCGTGGTGTTTGTTTATGTCGTGGGGTCCGCCGCATCCGCCGCTTATAGCACCGGATCCCTATGTCGCGCCTTATCTGGATCGGGATTTGAATTTGCATCCGAATACGTCAAAGCTATCAGGTGATAGGGCCAGCGATGTGAGCGATTGGTACGCGCATTATTACGGGATGACTGAGGGGCTGGATATTGAGTGGGGGCGGTTGATGCGCGCGCTGGAAGAGAGCGGGCAGGCGGATAATACGATTGTGATGTACTCATCTGATCACGGCGAGATGCTGGGTAGCCAGGGTTTGCGAGGCAAGCGATGGCCTTATCGAGAATCTACGCAGGTTCCGTTTTTGGTTCGGTGGCCGGGCAAGGTTGAGGCTGGTTGTAGCTTGAGTATGCCGTTTGGCACACCGGATATTTTCCCAACTTTGTGCGGGTTGGCGGGTGTTGATGTTCCGGCTGGTCTGGATGGGGGAGATTTTTCGGGCGCGATTCTGGGGCAGCCCAATGCGCGTACTCAGGCGTATGCCTATACGACGATGCATCACACTTTTGCGGTGTGGCCCGGGTGGCGCGGGGTGCGAACCGAGCGATATAATTACGCGCGTTTGGAGAAGGAGCCCTGGGTTTTGTTCGATCTGGAGAACGATCCTTACGAGGAACGCAATCTGGTGGGGGAAGATCCCAAATTGGTTGCTGAGTTGGATGGGCTTTTGCAGGAGGCGATGGGCGCGTGTGGGGATACATGGCGCGGGGTGAGCCAGGCGTGCGGCGATTGGAAGGCGTGGTTGGGAGAGAAACAGGTTCAGCAGCAAGGGCCGGACGCCGTGTATCCAGGTTCTGAAGCGGTCAGGGAATGGGTGAATAGACGAATAGACGAATAG
- a CDS encoding DUF1080 domain-containing protein — MATHLSPEEQAEGFTPLFNGTDLNDWRIIGPEEGWEVQNGLIVCNGEGRGWIRPKAMYTDFVLRLDYRNSAGGNSGIFLRTSEEGRPAYQGMEIQIYDVPHDPLNNKSNGAIYDAVAPTSDPSHPAGEWNSIEVSCLGTMVNVIINGREVISCDTSKHPDLKDRLKTGYIGLQNHRSPIDFRNVRIKV, encoded by the coding sequence ATGGCAACACACCTATCCCCAGAAGAACAAGCGGAGGGATTCACGCCCTTATTCAACGGCACAGACCTGAACGACTGGAGAATTATTGGACCGGAAGAAGGTTGGGAAGTCCAAAACGGATTGATAGTATGCAATGGCGAAGGCAGAGGATGGATACGCCCCAAAGCTATGTACACAGACTTTGTACTGCGCCTGGACTATCGAAACAGCGCGGGCGGAAACAGCGGAATATTCCTGCGGACAAGCGAAGAAGGACGCCCCGCCTATCAAGGAATGGAAATACAAATTTACGACGTACCTCACGACCCACTCAACAATAAATCAAACGGCGCCATCTACGATGCGGTCGCCCCTACGTCAGATCCGTCTCACCCGGCGGGGGAATGGAACTCGATTGAAGTATCCTGCCTGGGAACAATGGTAAACGTCATCATCAACGGACGCGAAGTCATATCCTGTGACACAAGCAAACACCCGGACCTCAAAGACCGCTTGAAAACCGGATACATCGGCCTTCAAAACCACCGCAGCCCCATTGATTTTCGCAATGTACGCATTAAGGTATAA